One Nematostella vectensis chromosome 10, jaNemVect1.1, whole genome shotgun sequence genomic window carries:
- the LOC5519283 gene encoding vacuolar protein-sorting-associated protein 36 has translation MDRFTWCSSSNLSIFPGETFVHEQSGVRIYDGDNKTTFDNGTVKLTSHRVIWDDTQQQNRAISIPLSLVSRTEEQGSGFMSSAKVTIHLHPMPPGKEPGPSVSSPYSYIRFSFKQGGHSELFSRLVEQLGKKAWQTLPSASTSTTKSGLRSRGVGGIVGIERKLEQQSKQTDDNINKAFKDLDALMEKAKEMVEIADKVASKLEEKKGSITEDETVMFKSYLLSMGIDNPVTRDTVGTGANYHNELAKELGKFLDAIIKDEGGMMALSDVYCRFNRARGMELVSPEDLVNASQQFEKLRIPLRLRRFDSGVLVVQSISHSDEEVVISTKKALDDKGSLTAEELAHFAEVSVMLAKERLVVTEKAGKACRDDSVEGLRFYPNLFAEREA, from the exons ATGGATCGCTTCACTTGGTGCTCGTCTTCAAATCTGTCAATTTTCCCCGGAGAGACTTTTGTCCATGAGCAGTCAGGAGTCAGAATATACGATGGAGATAATAAG ACAACGTTTGATAATGGAACTGTAAAACTGACATCCCATCGAGTTATCTGGGATGACACACAACAACAG AATCGTGCCATATCTATCCCATTATCCCTGGTCAGTAGAACAGAGGAACAAGGCTCTGGTTTTATGAGCAG TGCAAAGGTGACAATTCATCTACACCCCATGCCCCCAGGTAAAGAGCCAGGTCCAAGTGTGTCAAGTCCTTACTCCTATATCCGATTCTCATTCAAACAAGGGGGGCATTCAGAG CTATTCAGCAGGCTTGTGGAACAATTGGGCAAGAAAGCTTGGCAGACTCTTCCCTCTGCTTCCACAAGCACCACAAAATCAGGG TTGAGATCACGCGGTGTTGGAGGTATTGTTGGTATTGAGAGAAAACTAGAACAACAGAGCAAGCAAACAGATGACAATATCAATAAG GCTTTCAAAGACCTGGACGCCCTAATGGAGAAG GCTAAAGAAATGGTGGAAATTGCAGACAAAGTTGCTTCTAAACTTGAAGAGAAAAAAGGTTCAATCACTGAAGATGAG acGGTGATGTTCAAATCATACTTGCTTAGCATGGGAATTGACAACCCAGTCACTAG AGATACAGTTGGTACAGGGGCTAACTACCACAATGAGCTTGCCAAAGAACTTGGGAAATTCTTAGATGCCATTATCAAG GATGAAGGAGGTATGATGGCTCTAAGCGATGTGTATTGTCGATTTAACAGAGCCAGAGGCATGGAG CTTGTATCACCTGAAGACCTGGTGAATGCTTCACAACAATTTGAGAAACTTAGAATACCGCTGAG GCTGCGTCGGTTTGACAGTGGTGTCCTTGTTGTGCAGTCAATCTCCCATAGCGACGAGGAAGTCGTCATCAGCACCAAAAAAGCT CTCGATGACAAGGGCTCCTTGACCGCGGAAGAGCTGGCGCATTTTGCTGAAGTGTCTGTCATGCTTGCCAAGGAGAG GTTAGTTGTCACTGAAAAAGCCGGCAAAGCGTGTAGAGACGACAGTGTGGAGGGCTTGCGCTTTTATCCGAACCTCTTCGCAGAACGAGAAGCTTAA